From a region of the Archocentrus centrarchus isolate MPI-CPG fArcCen1 chromosome 18, fArcCen1, whole genome shotgun sequence genome:
- the LOC115797206 gene encoding diamine acetyltransferase 2-like — MDFSIRAANLDDCKDIARMIMELAEYEKASDHVKVTQKDLEQDGFSKNPFFHGIIAEVPEQHRTREGHTKIGYALYFYSYSSFVGRSIYMEDLYVMPEFRGKGVGKALMSKVAQLALAAGCHQLNFTVLDWNKPSMDFYLSQGCFNVTSSLGYHCMRCEGEALEHLAQP; from the exons ATGGACTTCTCCATCCGCGCGGCCAACCTGGACGACTGCAAGGACATCGCGCGGATGATCATG gAACTGGCAGAATATGAGAAAGCGTCAGACCATGTGAAAGTCACCCAGAAAG ACTTGGAGCAAGATGGCTTTTCCAAGAACCCGTTCTTTCATGGGATCATCGCTGAGGTGCCAGAACAGCACAGGACCAGAGAAG gcCACACAAAGATCGGCTATGCACTTTACTTCTATTCCTATAGTTCGTTTGTCGGCAGATCCATTTATATGGAGGACTTGTACGTGATGCCTGAGTTCAGAG GAAAGGGCGTTGGTAAAGCACTGATGAGCAAGGTGGCACAG CTGGCTCTGGCTGCCGGCTGCCACCAGCTCAACTTCACCGTCCTGGACTGGAACAAACCATCTATGGACTTCTACCTCAGCCAGGGCTGCTTCAATGTCACCTCCAGCCTGGGCTACCACTGCATGCGCTGCGAGGGGGAGGCGCTAGAGCACCTGGCTCAGCCTTAA